The Athene noctua chromosome 23, bAthNoc1.hap1.1, whole genome shotgun sequence genome window below encodes:
- the LOC141969737 gene encoding uncharacterized protein LOC141969737: MTPTLILLLLLVALRAQGAGAAPWRARALAVPGASGHSTAQPALVREDQGHPTEVSGGDGSAASQLRSRGEAQGDRTDVGTGRALPARRADPALELRWRRRRPQRAKDNAEVGQPSQPYSEVLQEILKELERAMPAQGNGHGSVEKEVFGEGGRQAVPASAERTGAVQPAGVPGASTKLRDPSLAAATIPRPWRAGPSTSAPPRAGTDTSSRWKTVPLTTEPQGPTVPLE, from the exons ATGACTCCCAcgctcatcctcctcctgcttctggtgGCCCTGCGAGCccagggggccggggccgctccgtggcgagcgcgggCATTAG CTGTGCCCGGAGCCAGTGGCCACTCGACGGCTCAGCCAGCTCTAGTCAGGGAGGATCAGGGCCATCCCACAG AGGTGTCTGGAGGCGatggctctgcagcttcccagctgcgatccaggggagaagctcagggagatcGCACGG atgtgggtacagggagggctctgccagctcgTCGTGCAGATCCTGCGCTGGAGCTTCGCTGGCGTCGCAGGC GTCCTCAAAGAGCAAAGGATAATGCTGAAGTGGGACAACCCTCACAGCCGTACTCAGAAGTCCTCCAGGAAatcctgaaggagctggaacgggccatgccagcccagg GGAATGGCCATggttctgtggagaaggaggtgtttggggaaggaggcCGCCAGGCGgtgccagcctctgctgaaaGAACAGGGGCGGTTCAACCAGCGGGCGTGCCAG GCGCCTCGACGAAGCTTCGAgatcccagcctggcagcagccaccaTCCCTCGGCCCTGGAGAGCCGGACCGTCCACCTCGGCACCcccgagagctgggacagacaccagcagccgcTGGAAAACTGTCCCGCTtaccacagagccccaggggccgACTGTTCCTTTAGAATAA